Proteins encoded in a region of the Malaciobacter mytili LMG 24559 genome:
- a CDS encoding serine hydroxymethyltransferase — translation MSFLSNENLAQADEKVFSIIENELKRQTNHLEMIASENFTSPAVMQAMGSIFTNKYAEGYPYKRYYGGCEFADEVEQLAINRACEIFGCKYANVQPHSGSQANGAVYAALLSAGDKILGMDLSHGGHLTHGSKPSFSGKNYQAFYYGVELDGRINYDKVLDIAKIVQPKIIVCGASAYAREIDFKRFKEIADEVGAILFADIAHVAGLVAAGEHQSPFPYADIVTTTTHKTLRGPRGGMIMTNDEEIAKKINSAIFPGLQGGPLVHVIAAKAVAFGEVLKPQWKEYAKQVKANAKVLAEVLVKRGYDLVSNGTDNHLVLVSFLNKPFSGKDADAALGKAGITVNKNTVPGETRSPFVTSGIRIGSPALTARGMKEKEFEYIANKICDVLDDIENTQLQEKVNKELEELASKFVIYTQSTY, via the coding sequence ATGAGTTTTTTATCAAATGAGAACTTAGCACAAGCAGATGAAAAAGTATTTTCCATCATAGAGAATGAATTAAAAAGACAAACAAATCATTTAGAGATGATAGCAAGTGAAAACTTTACAAGCCCAGCAGTAATGCAAGCAATGGGTTCTATTTTTACAAATAAATATGCAGAGGGTTATCCATATAAAAGATATTATGGAGGATGTGAATTTGCTGATGAAGTAGAACAATTAGCAATCAATAGAGCATGCGAAATCTTTGGATGTAAATATGCAAATGTACAACCACATTCAGGAAGCCAAGCAAATGGTGCAGTATATGCAGCATTATTAAGTGCAGGAGATAAAATCCTAGGAATGGATTTATCACATGGAGGACACTTAACACATGGTTCAAAACCATCTTTTTCAGGTAAGAACTATCAAGCATTCTATTATGGAGTAGAACTTGATGGAAGAATTAACTATGATAAAGTATTAGATATAGCAAAAATAGTTCAACCAAAAATTATAGTATGTGGAGCAAGTGCATACGCAAGAGAGATAGATTTTAAAAGATTTAAAGAAATAGCAGATGAAGTAGGAGCAATTTTATTTGCAGATATAGCACATGTAGCAGGACTAGTAGCAGCAGGAGAGCACCAAAGCCCATTCCCATACGCAGATATAGTAACAACAACAACTCATAAGACATTAAGAGGTCCAAGAGGTGGGATGATAATGACAAATGATGAGGAAATAGCAAAAAAAATCAATAGTGCAATTTTCCCAGGATTACAAGGTGGACCATTAGTACATGTAATAGCAGCAAAAGCAGTAGCATTTGGAGAAGTTTTAAAACCACAATGGAAAGAGTATGCAAAACAAGTAAAAGCAAATGCAAAAGTATTAGCAGAAGTACTAGTAAAAAGAGGATATGATTTAGTAAGTAATGGAACAGATAATCACTTAGTATTAGTATCATTTTTAAATAAACCATTTTCAGGGAAAGATGCAGATGCAGCATTAGGGAAAGCAGGGATAACAGTAAATAAAAATACAGTACCAGGAGAGACAAGAAGTCCATTTGTAACAAGTGGTATAAGAATAGGAAGCCCAGCATTAACAGCAAGAGGGATGAAAGAAAAAGAGTTTGAATATATAGCAAATAAAATATGTGATGTATTAGATGACATTGAAAATACGCAACTTCAAGAAAAAGTAAATAAAGAACTTGAAGAGCTTGCTTCTAAGTTTGTTATTTATACTCAATCTACTTACTAA
- the dnaB gene encoding replicative DNA helicase, producing the protein MDSVYSINIERAVLSSILFNPDEIEEIISILKPKDFYLPAHQKIFEVMMNLYKDDMPIDEEFIRRKVSSKDVDDSIIIEILSANPITNTMAYVREIKDGSIKRELASLATTIKKVSIEEDIPANEALDTIQGELYKISTDSATSELKDMNIITTDTLSYIKKMKEMGNKHLIGETTGFFDLDKRTTGFNAGDLVIIAARPAMGKCLGRGTKVLMYDGTLKNVEDIKVGDQLMGDDSTPRNVLSLARGKEQMYWIRQNKAIDYRVNESHILSLKRSRSEGSHKNGEILNIGLKEYLEKSDKFKSNYKGYKVAVEFKSNDTLIEPYFLGLWLGDGSSSKVSIYTKDREIIEYLKEYSNRLNLDLREYIAENKCPEYSITNKKSVDGKTAFSLQKLLRDEKVLEDKHIPQNYLINSKEKRLELLAGLIDSDGYYDENCNGYEITQKDKNLAKQIKYLCDTLGFRTSLTKKKASIKEIDFKCYVYRVRIFGNIDIIPVKIQRKKAKAWDCNRTWNQTGITIEKDIVDDYFGFEIDGNKLFLLEDMTVTHNTALVLNMALANVEANKGVIFFSLEMPAEQLMLRMLAAKTSIPLQNLRKGDMDDEQWSNLSKAIEDLNKKRLFVDDGGSVNINQLRARVRKLAQNDDNNISLVVIDYLQLMQGIGNKDRHQEVSDISRGLKMLAREMKIPIIALSQLNRGLENRPDKRPMLSDLRESGAIEQDADIIMFVYRDDVYKEREEARKEKEAKDKGEEYKSTFVNKPVEEAEIIIGKQRNGPIGTVKLDFHKQYTRFVDKPNSNETPIEVVFEAVADANKETNIDVPMIL; encoded by the coding sequence ATGGATAGCGTTTATAGCATAAACATTGAAAGAGCTGTACTAAGCTCAATACTTTTTAACCCTGACGAAATAGAAGAAATTATCTCAATACTTAAACCAAAAGATTTTTACCTTCCTGCACATCAAAAGATTTTTGAAGTTATGATGAATCTTTATAAAGATGATATGCCAATAGATGAAGAGTTTATTAGAAGAAAAGTAAGCTCAAAAGATGTGGATGATTCTATTATAATAGAGATACTTTCAGCAAATCCTATTACAAATACTATGGCTTATGTAAGAGAGATAAAAGATGGAAGTATTAAAAGAGAACTTGCTTCTTTAGCAACTACTATAAAAAAAGTTTCAATAGAAGAAGATATTCCTGCAAATGAAGCTTTAGATACTATTCAAGGTGAACTATATAAAATCTCAACTGATAGTGCCACATCTGAATTAAAAGATATGAATATTATTACTACTGATACTTTAAGTTATATTAAGAAAATGAAAGAGATGGGTAATAAACACCTAATTGGTGAAACAACTGGATTTTTTGATTTAGATAAAAGAACAACTGGATTTAATGCGGGAGATTTAGTAATTATTGCTGCAAGACCTGCTATGGGAAAATGTTTAGGACGTGGAACAAAAGTTTTAATGTATGATGGAACTTTAAAAAATGTTGAAGATATAAAAGTTGGAGATCAACTTATGGGTGATGATTCAACACCTAGAAATGTATTATCTCTTGCAAGAGGTAAAGAACAAATGTATTGGATAAGACAAAATAAAGCAATTGATTATAGAGTAAATGAATCACATATTTTATCTTTAAAAAGAAGTAGAAGTGAAGGCTCACATAAAAATGGAGAAATTTTAAATATTGGTTTAAAAGAGTATTTAGAAAAAAGTGATAAATTTAAAAGTAATTATAAAGGGTACAAAGTTGCAGTTGAGTTTAAAAGTAATGATACCTTAATTGAACCATATTTCTTAGGTTTATGGTTAGGTGATGGTTCAAGTTCAAAAGTTTCCATATATACAAAAGATAGAGAAATTATTGAATATTTAAAAGAATATAGCAATAGATTGAATTTAGATTTAAGAGAATATATAGCTGAAAATAAATGTCCAGAATACTCAATAACTAATAAAAAATCAGTTGATGGAAAAACAGCATTTTCTTTACAAAAACTTTTAAGAGATGAAAAAGTTTTAGAAGATAAACATATTCCTCAAAATTATTTAATAAACTCAAAAGAAAAAAGATTAGAATTACTTGCAGGATTGATTGATAGTGATGGATATTATGATGAGAACTGCAATGGATATGAAATAACTCAAAAAGATAAAAATTTAGCAAAACAGATAAAATATTTGTGCGATACATTAGGCTTTAGAACCTCTTTAACTAAGAAAAAAGCATCTATAAAAGAAATAGATTTTAAATGTTATGTATATAGAGTTAGAATATTTGGAAATATAGATATTATTCCTGTAAAAATTCAAAGAAAAAAAGCAAAAGCATGGGATTGCAATAGAACATGGAATCAAACAGGAATAACAATAGAAAAAGATATTGTAGATGACTATTTTGGTTTTGAAATAGATGGAAATAAGTTATTCTTACTTGAAGATATGACAGTAACTCATAATACTGCTCTTGTATTAAATATGGCTTTAGCAAATGTTGAAGCAAATAAAGGTGTGATTTTCTTCTCTTTAGAGATGCCAGCAGAACAATTAATGTTAAGGATGCTTGCTGCTAAAACTTCAATACCTCTTCAAAATTTAAGAAAAGGTGATATGGATGATGAACAGTGGAGTAATCTTTCAAAAGCAATAGAGGATTTAAATAAAAAAAGACTTTTTGTGGATGATGGGGGAAGTGTAAATATCAACCAATTAAGAGCAAGAGTTAGAAAATTAGCTCAAAATGATGATAATAATATCTCACTAGTAGTAATTGACTACTTACAACTTATGCAAGGTATTGGAAATAAAGATAGACACCAAGAGGTTTCTGATATTTCAAGGGGTCTTAAAATGCTTGCAAGGGAGATGAAAATACCTATTATTGCCCTTTCTCAGTTAAATAGGGGACTTGAAAATAGACCTGATAAAAGACCAATGCTAAGTGATTTAAGAGAGTCTGGAGCTATTGAGCAAGATGCCGATATTATTATGTTTGTATATAGAGATGATGTTTATAAAGAAAGAGAAGAGGCTAGAAAAGAAAAAGAGGCAAAAGATAAGGGTGAAGAGTATAAATCTACTTTTGTTAATAAGCCAGTTGAAGAAGCAGAGATTATTATAGGAAAACAAAGAAATGGACCAATAGGTACAGTAAAACTTGACTTTCATAAACAATATACTAGATTTGTGGATAAGCCAAATAGTAATGAAACACCTATTGAAGTTGTATTTGAAGCTGTTGCTGATGCAAATAAAGAGACAAATATTGATGTACCTATGATACTTTGA
- a CDS encoding sensor histidine kinase produces MIYKQNLYKFFTLFIILALSIIIITTLYIHNKEKNLLNSKYLNTSNNIHKFIKSLIEDKQNATLTIALSLAKDDRLYSYLKNKTYENLEYSKISLQMKEYTEFKNVWIQIIDKYGNSIYRSWSKEKNDNLLFRNDLSKMIKKQAITTSISVGKYDLSIKAKTPIFDTNGDFLGLLEVITHFNSISKKLKENKIEALIIANKKYKTRLQHSLTNTFIDDYYIANLDANKTLITYLKNNNILRYLNIKNYILENDYLINSYILKNNEDENLGSIVTFIKESDIDTEAIQAYKKQMIMLIIIALIILIFIFTFYVYNIDSKNISRLNVRLKKHILQLKIQENKKQSILDSQSNIIVITNGERIINANKQLLKFFKDTKTLSEFRRKYTCVCTAFVDMHTKDYIIDKDYNGKNWAQHVLSKPQKSFKVAMYNHKNNIKHFSLKVSKGEVDNFIIVTLTDITLEIKQKEELEFLNNNLELLVNKKTIELKKLNETLELRINEEIEKSKEKDRLLFQQAKITAIADTLKNIAHQWRQPLSTISTATSGIQIQKEMGILSDEDFDISCKTILNNTKKLSKTIDNFTNFFIEEKNHTIFSLVKAIQNSLKFLSATFEETNIKVDFTYDFDFEIDGYKVEFQQAIINILDNAIYALIEKKELKDRYIFIELNNKVLSIKDSANGIEQEHLSKVLEPYFTTKHQAFGIGLGLYMVQELLIKHMNFKIDVKNCTFIHNNKEYKGANIIIDFN; encoded by the coding sequence ATGATATATAAGCAAAACCTTTACAAATTTTTTACATTATTTATTATACTAGCTCTTAGTATAATAATTATTACGACCTTATATATTCATAATAAAGAGAAAAATCTTTTAAATTCAAAATACTTAAATACCTCAAATAATATTCATAAATTTATAAAAAGTTTAATTGAAGATAAACAAAATGCTACTTTAACCATAGCCCTATCTTTAGCAAAAGATGATAGACTTTACTCATATTTAAAAAATAAAACTTATGAAAATTTAGAATATTCAAAAATCTCTTTACAAATGAAAGAATATACAGAGTTTAAAAATGTTTGGATTCAAATAATTGATAAATATGGAAACTCCATTTATAGATCATGGAGTAAAGAGAAAAATGACAACCTTCTTTTTAGAAATGATTTGTCTAAAATGATAAAAAAACAAGCAATTACAACTTCTATTAGTGTAGGTAAATATGACCTTAGTATAAAAGCAAAAACTCCAATTTTTGATACAAATGGTGATTTTTTAGGTCTATTAGAAGTAATTACACACTTTAATTCTATTTCAAAAAAGCTAAAAGAAAATAAAATTGAAGCCTTAATTATTGCAAATAAAAAATATAAAACTAGATTACAACACTCCTTAACAAATACTTTTATAGATGATTATTATATTGCAAATTTAGATGCAAATAAAACTTTAATAACATATTTAAAAAATAATAATATTCTTAGATATTTAAATATTAAAAATTATATTTTAGAAAATGACTATTTAATAAATTCATATATTCTAAAAAATAACGAAGATGAAAACTTAGGAAGTATTGTAACTTTTATAAAAGAATCAGATATTGATACAGAAGCTATTCAAGCATACAAAAAGCAAATGATTATGCTAATAATTATTGCTTTAATTATTTTGATTTTTATCTTTACTTTTTATGTTTATAATATTGATTCAAAAAATATTTCAAGATTAAATGTTAGATTAAAAAAACATATCTTGCAATTAAAAATACAAGAGAATAAAAAACAATCAATTTTAGATTCTCAATCAAATATTATTGTAATAACAAATGGTGAAAGAATTATAAATGCAAATAAACAACTTCTTAAATTTTTCAAGGATACAAAAACACTAAGTGAGTTTAGAAGAAAATATACTTGTGTTTGTACAGCTTTTGTTGATATGCATACAAAAGATTATATTATAGATAAAGATTACAATGGAAAAAATTGGGCTCAACATGTACTTTCAAAGCCACAAAAAAGTTTTAAAGTTGCTATGTATAATCATAAAAATAATATCAAACATTTTTCACTTAAAGTCTCTAAAGGAGAAGTTGATAATTTTATAATTGTAACTTTAACTGATATTACATTAGAGATTAAACAAAAAGAAGAATTAGAATTTTTAAATAACAATTTAGAACTTTTAGTAAATAAAAAAACAATAGAGCTAAAAAAATTAAATGAGACTTTAGAACTTAGAATAAATGAAGAAATAGAAAAAAGTAAAGAAAAAGATAGACTTCTTTTCCAACAAGCAAAAATTACAGCAATTGCAGATACTTTAAAAAATATTGCCCATCAATGGAGACAACCTTTAAGTACAATTAGTACAGCAACAAGTGGTATTCAAATCCAAAAAGAAATGGGAATTTTAAGTGATGAAGACTTTGATATTTCTTGCAAAACAATACTAAATAACACAAAAAAACTTTCAAAAACAATAGATAATTTTACAAACTTTTTTATTGAAGAAAAAAATCATACAATTTTCTCCCTTGTAAAAGCTATTCAAAACTCTTTAAAATTTTTAAGTGCCACTTTTGAAGAAACAAATATAAAAGTAGATTTCACTTATGATTTTGATTTTGAAATAGATGGGTATAAAGTTGAATTTCAGCAAGCTATAATAAATATTTTAGACAATGCCATTTATGCTTTAATAGAAAAAAAAGAGCTAAAAGATAGATATATTTTTATAGAATTAAATAATAAAGTTTTAAGTATTAAAGACTCAGCAAATGGCATAGAACAAGAGCATCTTTCAAAAGTTTTAGAGCCTTATTTTACAACAAAACATCAAGCTTTTGGTATAGGTTTAGGACTTTATATGGTGCAAGAATTATTAATAAAACATATGAATTTTAAAATTGATGTAAAAAATTGTACTTTTATACATAATAATAAAGAGTATAAAGGTGCAAATATAATTATAGATTTTAACTAA
- the lysS gene encoding lysine--tRNA ligase: MLFENKYIQQRIEKANNLRELGVNPYSNESKRNTTISKYLNVNSDIYQKEEKREENRHYTVAGRIKFFRLMGKASFLKIEDESGILQVYVARDNLPEGFYNDVFKKNVEVGDIIEVSGYPFVTNKGELSLHVHSLSILTKAISPLPEKYHGIQDKELRYRQRYLDLIMNSQVRKTFHIRSKVISLTRRFFENKGFLEVETPMMHPIPGGANAKPFVTHHNALGVDRYLRIAPELYLKRLIVGGFEAVFEINRNFRNEGMDATHNPEFTSIEFYWAYKTYKDLIAITKEYFEYLFEHLDLPNILPYGEFEIDFSKFTEVPLIESLTTIGGVPAEITQDKDKILAYLKQNNLEANENLNLGQLQGELFDAFVEDKLINPTFITEYPVEISPLARRNDEKPHLTDRFELFIAGKEIANAFSELNDPLDQLERFEAQMAAKDKGDDEAHEMDEDFVNALSYGMAPTAGQGIGIDRLVMMLTNEHSIRDVLLFPAMKPIKHEIDLLADEE, encoded by the coding sequence ATTTTGTTTGAGAATAAATATATACAACAAAGAATTGAAAAAGCAAATAATTTAAGAGAGTTAGGTGTAAATCCATATTCAAATGAGAGTAAAAGAAATACAACAATTTCAAAATATTTAAATGTAAACTCTGATATTTATCAAAAAGAAGAAAAAAGAGAAGAAAATAGACATTATACTGTTGCTGGAAGAATTAAGTTTTTTAGGCTTATGGGAAAAGCAAGCTTTTTAAAAATTGAAGATGAAAGTGGTATTTTACAAGTTTATGTAGCAAGAGATAACCTTCCAGAAGGTTTTTATAATGATGTATTTAAGAAGAATGTAGAAGTTGGAGATATTATTGAAGTATCAGGATACCCTTTTGTTACAAATAAAGGAGAGTTATCACTTCATGTTCATTCTCTTTCAATTTTAACAAAGGCTATCTCTCCACTTCCAGAGAAATACCATGGAATTCAAGATAAAGAGTTAAGATATAGACAAAGATACTTAGACCTTATTATGAACTCACAAGTAAGAAAGACTTTCCACATTAGATCTAAAGTTATCTCATTAACTAGAAGATTCTTTGAAAATAAAGGTTTCTTAGAAGTTGAAACTCCAATGATGCACCCAATTCCTGGTGGAGCAAATGCAAAACCATTTGTTACTCATCATAATGCTTTAGGGGTTGATAGATACTTAAGAATTGCACCAGAGTTATATTTAAAAAGATTAATTGTTGGTGGATTTGAAGCTGTATTTGAAATCAATAGAAACTTTAGAAATGAAGGTATGGATGCAACACACAATCCTGAATTTACTTCTATTGAGTTTTATTGGGCATATAAAACTTATAAAGATTTAATTGCTATTACAAAAGAGTATTTTGAGTATTTATTTGAGCATTTAGATTTACCAAATATTTTACCTTATGGTGAATTTGAGATTGATTTTAGTAAATTTACTGAAGTTCCATTAATTGAATCGCTTACAACTATTGGTGGTGTTCCAGCTGAAATCACTCAAGATAAAGATAAAATTTTAGCTTATTTAAAACAAAATAATTTAGAAGCAAATGAGAATCTAAATCTTGGACAATTACAAGGTGAATTATTTGATGCTTTTGTAGAGGATAAATTAATTAACCCTACATTTATTACTGAATATCCAGTTGAAATTTCACCTCTTGCTAGAAGAAATGATGAAAAACCTCATTTAACAGATAGATTTGAGCTATTTATTGCTGGAAAAGAAATAGCAAATGCTTTTAGTGAGTTAAATGACCCACTAGACCAATTAGAAAGATTTGAAGCACAAATGGCTGCAAAAGATAAAGGTGATGATGAAGCACATGAAATGGATGAAGATTTTGTAAATGCTTTATCATATGGTATGGCTCCAACAGCTGGTCAAGGAATAGGAATTGACAGACTAGTAATGATGCTTACAAATGAGCATTCTATTAGAGATGTATTATTATTTCCAGCAATGAAACCAATTAAACATGAAATTGATTTATTAGCAGACGAAGAATAA
- a CDS encoding SPOR domain-containing protein yields the protein MEIKGEDFLKKVQIKQETEELEQRLSQLKKEEEISFNPQPQNSIRNNIEEDAVKVDIADQELGDIMLGTSNDSNEINKKKYLILGLVLIILFLLTIVIIRLLNSPSEDSGFETNKSKEEKILENDNIEEQYQKIIDEKLKNIKEQNNQVEQKEEELNIQSIEEKEKKIEEETVAKPDVFGIKEEVAVEEKKVEPVKEEVAKEQTTLPKKKPVVTEPKVEKKPVVKTTTKPEGTFVQVGAFSKQPAQKYLDKIVNNGFAFTIYKVNINGKIYNKVLIGPYKNRAEAEKNMEIIKRKLNISSAFILRF from the coding sequence ATGGAAATCAAAGGCGAAGATTTTTTAAAGAAAGTACAAATAAAACAAGAGACTGAAGAATTAGAACAAAGATTATCTCAACTAAAAAAGGAAGAGGAAATATCTTTTAATCCTCAACCTCAAAATAGTATAAGAAATAATATTGAAGAGGATGCAGTAAAAGTTGATATTGCCGATCAAGAATTAGGGGATATTATGCTTGGAACTTCAAATGACTCTAATGAAATAAATAAGAAAAAATACCTTATTTTAGGGCTTGTATTAATTATACTTTTTTTATTAACAATAGTAATTATTCGTCTTTTAAATTCTCCAAGTGAAGATAGTGGATTTGAAACAAACAAATCTAAAGAAGAAAAAATTTTAGAAAATGATAATATTGAAGAACAATATCAAAAAATCATTGATGAAAAATTAAAAAATATAAAAGAACAAAATAATCAAGTGGAGCAAAAAGAAGAAGAGTTAAATATTCAATCTATTGAAGAAAAAGAAAAAAAGATTGAAGAAGAAACTGTTGCAAAACCTGATGTTTTTGGTATAAAAGAAGAAGTAGCTGTTGAAGAGAAAAAAGTAGAACCTGTAAAAGAAGAAGTAGCAAAAGAGCAAACTACTTTACCAAAGAAAAAACCTGTGGTAACAGAACCAAAAGTAGAAAAAAAACCTGTAGTTAAAACTACAACTAAACCAGAGGGAACTTTTGTACAAGTTGGAGCTTTTTCTAAACAACCAGCACAAAAATATTTAGATAAAATTGTAAATAATGGATTTGCTTTTACTATTTATAAAGTAAATATCAATGGTAAAATTTATAATAAAGTTTTAATTGGACCATATAAAAATAGAGCAGAAGCTGAAAAAAATATGGAAATTATTAAAAGAAAACTAAATATTTCTAGTGCCTTTATTTTAAGATTTTAA
- a CDS encoding CvpA family protein — translation MQEFTYFDMAVIGITLILGLKGLFRGFIKEVFGIIGIIGGIFIASRYSLDIGNLVKPILALENEATIKLIGFIVTLVGFWVIVYFIGLILNKISDLSGLGVINRILGFLFGSAKIFLIFSVIIYALYQVQSFKSVIDEKIGTSMTFPYLVDVGGYIIKLDTTEVTKNIEKSVDSVVNTTKETLNKAIEEKVTQEVQEATKEVLDNVTNTPTDEKPVEPTTQEK, via the coding sequence TTGCAAGAGTTTACATATTTTGATATGGCTGTAATTGGTATTACCCTGATATTAGGTCTAAAGGGTCTTTTTAGAGGGTTTATTAAAGAGGTTTTTGGGATTATTGGGATTATTGGTGGAATCTTTATTGCTTCTAGATATTCACTTGATATTGGTAATTTAGTTAAGCCTATTTTAGCACTAGAAAATGAAGCTACTATAAAACTTATTGGTTTTATTGTTACACTTGTTGGATTTTGGGTTATTGTCTATTTTATTGGACTTATCTTAAATAAAATCTCTGATTTAAGTGGCTTAGGTGTAATAAATAGAATCTTAGGATTCTTATTTGGTAGTGCAAAAATCTTTTTAATCTTCTCTGTTATTATATATGCTTTATATCAAGTACAATCATTTAAATCTGTAATCGATGAAAAAATTGGAACTTCAATGACTTTTCCTTACTTAGTTGATGTTGGTGGATATATTATAAAACTAGATACAACTGAGGTTACAAAAAATATTGAAAAAAGTGTTGATTCTGTGGTAAATACTACAAAAGAAACATTAAATAAAGCTATTGAAGAAAAAGTTACACAAGAAGTGCAAGAAGCAACTAAAGAAGTATTAGATAATGTAACAAATACTCCTACAGATGAAAAACCTGTAGAACCTACAACACAAGAGAAATAG
- the ispG gene encoding flavodoxin-dependent (E)-4-hydroxy-3-methylbut-2-enyl-diphosphate synthase — translation MIKRYPTKKIYVGNVPIGGDAPISVQSMTYSKTSDVQATVEQIRRLHFAGADIVRVAVPDKEAANALKEIKKQVTLPIVADIHFNYRLALIAAEVVDCIRINPGNIGDKKRVEEVVKACKQRNLPIRIGVNCGSLEKEFEDKYGQTAQGMIASADYNIKFLEDLDFTDIKVSLKASDVQRTVEAYRGLRPKNNYPFHLGVTEAGTQFHSTIKSSIALGSLLLDGIGDTLRVSMTGELEKEIEVGRAILKDAGLVKEGLNIISCPTCGRIEADLVSAVALVEEKTKHIKTPLNVSVMGCVVNALGEAKSADVAIAYGKGSGLIIKKGETIAKLPTDKLLDRFLQEVEEEAKKK, via the coding sequence ATGATAAAAAGATACCCAACAAAAAAGATTTATGTAGGCAATGTTCCTATTGGTGGAGATGCACCAATTTCCGTTCAGTCTATGACTTATTCTAAGACATCAGATGTACAAGCAACAGTTGAGCAAATAAGAAGATTGCATTTTGCTGGAGCTGATATTGTAAGAGTTGCAGTTCCTGATAAAGAAGCAGCAAATGCTTTAAAGGAGATAAAAAAACAAGTAACTTTACCAATTGTTGCAGATATTCATTTTAACTATAGATTAGCTTTAATTGCAGCAGAGGTTGTTGATTGTATTAGAATAAACCCTGGAAATATCGGAGATAAAAAAAGAGTTGAAGAGGTAGTAAAAGCTTGTAAACAAAGAAATCTACCTATTAGAATTGGAGTTAATTGTGGCTCACTTGAAAAAGAGTTTGAAGATAAATATGGTCAAACTGCCCAAGGGATGATAGCAAGTGCTGATTATAATATAAAATTTTTAGAAGATTTAGATTTTACAGATATTAAAGTATCATTAAAAGCAAGTGATGTTCAAAGAACAGTTGAGGCATATAGAGGATTAAGACCTAAAAACAATTATCCTTTTCATTTAGGAGTTACTGAAGCTGGTACTCAATTTCACTCAACTATAAAATCTTCAATTGCTTTAGGAAGTTTACTTTTAGATGGAATAGGGGATACTTTAAGAGTATCTATGACTGGGGAACTTGAAAAAGAGATTGAAGTGGGTCGTGCTATTTTAAAAGATGCAGGTCTTGTAAAAGAGGGACTTAATATTATTTCTTGCCCAACTTGTGGAAGAATTGAAGCTGATTTAGTAAGTGCAGTTGCTTTAGTAGAAGAAAAAACTAAGCATATAAAAACTCCTTTAAATGTATCTGTAATGGGATGTGTTGTAAATGCCTTAGGTGAAGCTAAAAGTGCCGATGTGGCTATTGCTTATGGTAAAGGAAGTGGACTTATTATAAAAAAAGGTGAAACTATAGCAAAACTTCCTACTGATAAATTACTTGATAGATTTTTACAAGAAGTAGAAGAAGAAGCAAAGAAGAAATAA